Proteins from a single region of Chaetodon trifascialis isolate fChaTrf1 chromosome 10, fChaTrf1.hap1, whole genome shotgun sequence:
- the nr2f2 gene encoding COUP transcription factor 2 isoform X3 gives MHHATDESATYAFAVQRGRVPPTQPHHGQFALTNGDPLHCHSYLSGYISLLLRAEPYPTSRYGSQCMQPNNIMGIENICELAARMLFSAVEWARNIPFFPDLQITDQVALLRLTWSELFVLNAAQCSMPLHVAPLLAAAGLHASPMSADRVVAFMDHIRIFQEQVEKLKALHVDSAEYSCLKAIVLFTTDACGLSDVAHVESLQEKSQCALEEYVRSQYPNQPTRFGKLLLRLPSLRTVSSSVIEQLFFVRLVGKTPIETLIRDMLLSGSSFNWPYMSIQ, from the exons ATGCATCACGCTACGGACGAATCAGCAACATATGCATTTG CCGTGCAAAGGGGACGGGTGCCACCCACACAGCCACACCATGGTCAGTTCGCCTTGACAAACGGGGACCCACTGCACTGCCATTCCTACTTATCCGGATATATCTCTCTTCTGTTGAGAGCGGAGCCCTACCCGACGTCCCGGTATGGCAGTCAATGCATGCAGCCCAACAACATAATGGGCATCGAGAACATTTGTGAACTAGCAGCCAGGATGCTCTTCAGCGCCGTGGAGTGGGCCAGGAATATTCCCTTCTTTCCAGACCTTCAGATCACCGACCAGGTGGCTCTACTGAGGTTGACGTGGAGTGAGTTATTTGTGCTCAACGCCGCGCAGTGCTCCATGCCCCTGCATGTGGCTCCTCTCCTGGCGGCGGCTGGCCTTCACGCCTCCCCCATGTCTGCGGACAGAGTGGTGGCCTTTATGGACCACATTAGGATCTTCCAAGAACAAGTGGAAAAGCTCAAAGCTTTGCACGTTGACTCTGCTGAATATAGCTGCTTAAAGGCAATTGTGCTCTTCACCACAG ATGCTTGTGGCCTCTCAGATGTGGCCCATGTGGAAAGTTTGCAGGAGAAGTCCCAGTGCGCCCTGGAGGAATATGTCCGGAGCCAGTATCCCAACCAGCCAACACGGTTTGGGAAGTTGTTACTCCGCTTGCCTTCCCTCCGCACAGTCTCTTCCTCGGTCATAGAACAGTTATTTTTCGTCCGATTGGTAGGTAAAACCCCAATTGAAACTCTCATCAGGGATATGTTGCTTTCGGGGAGCAGTTTTAACTGGCCTTACATGTCAATTCAGTAA
- the nr2f2 gene encoding COUP transcription factor 2 isoform X1 — MAMVVWRGSQDDVADTQGTLSSQTQGGLSLPTPQPGQLNLTASQVAPPTPQTPVQGPPNNTQSTPTNQTTQQSEKQPQHIECVVCGDKSSGKHYGQFTCEGCKSFFKRSVRRNLTYTCRANRNCPIDQHHRNQCQYCRLKKCLKVGMRREVSLFTAAVQRGRVPPTQPHHGQFALTNGDPLHCHSYLSGYISLLLRAEPYPTSRYGSQCMQPNNIMGIENICELAARMLFSAVEWARNIPFFPDLQITDQVALLRLTWSELFVLNAAQCSMPLHVAPLLAAAGLHASPMSADRVVAFMDHIRIFQEQVEKLKALHVDSAEYSCLKAIVLFTTDACGLSDVAHVESLQEKSQCALEEYVRSQYPNQPTRFGKLLLRLPSLRTVSSSVIEQLFFVRLVGKTPIETLIRDMLLSGSSFNWPYMSIQ, encoded by the exons ATGGCAATGGTAGTGTGGAGAGGCTCCCAGGACGATGTGGCTGACACCCAAGGCACCCTTTCCTCGCAAACCCAAGGAGGACTATCTCTTCCCACCCCTCAACCAGGCCAGTTGAATCTGACAGCCTCTCAGGTCGCCCCTCCGACCCCTCAGACTCCGGTCCAAGGACCCCCGAACAACACACAGTCCACGCCGACGAACCAGACGACGCAGCAGTCGGAGAAGCAGCCACAGCACATTGAATGTGTGGTCTGTGGGGATAAATCCAGTGGCAAACACTATGGCCAGTTTACTTGTGAGGGCTGCAAAAGCTTCTTCAAACGGAGCGTACGACGGAACCTCACTTACACATGCCGTGCCAACAGGAATTGTCCAATCGACCAACACCACCGCAATCAGTGTCAGTACTGCCGCCTCAAAAAATGCCTTAAAGTCGGCATGAGACGGGAAG TTTCTCTTTTTACTGCAGCCGTGCAAAGGGGACGGGTGCCACCCACACAGCCACACCATGGTCAGTTCGCCTTGACAAACGGGGACCCACTGCACTGCCATTCCTACTTATCCGGATATATCTCTCTTCTGTTGAGAGCGGAGCCCTACCCGACGTCCCGGTATGGCAGTCAATGCATGCAGCCCAACAACATAATGGGCATCGAGAACATTTGTGAACTAGCAGCCAGGATGCTCTTCAGCGCCGTGGAGTGGGCCAGGAATATTCCCTTCTTTCCAGACCTTCAGATCACCGACCAGGTGGCTCTACTGAGGTTGACGTGGAGTGAGTTATTTGTGCTCAACGCCGCGCAGTGCTCCATGCCCCTGCATGTGGCTCCTCTCCTGGCGGCGGCTGGCCTTCACGCCTCCCCCATGTCTGCGGACAGAGTGGTGGCCTTTATGGACCACATTAGGATCTTCCAAGAACAAGTGGAAAAGCTCAAAGCTTTGCACGTTGACTCTGCTGAATATAGCTGCTTAAAGGCAATTGTGCTCTTCACCACAG ATGCTTGTGGCCTCTCAGATGTGGCCCATGTGGAAAGTTTGCAGGAGAAGTCCCAGTGCGCCCTGGAGGAATATGTCCGGAGCCAGTATCCCAACCAGCCAACACGGTTTGGGAAGTTGTTACTCCGCTTGCCTTCCCTCCGCACAGTCTCTTCCTCGGTCATAGAACAGTTATTTTTCGTCCGATTGGTAGGTAAAACCCCAATTGAAACTCTCATCAGGGATATGTTGCTTTCGGGGAGCAGTTTTAACTGGCCTTACATGTCAATTCAGTAA
- the nr2f2 gene encoding COUP transcription factor 2 isoform X2 — protein MAMVVWRGSQDDVADTQGTLSSQTQGGLSLPTPQPGQLNLTASQVAPPTPQTPVQGPPNNTQSTPTNQTTQQSEKQPQHIECVVCGDKSSGKHYGQFTCEGCKSFFKRSVRRNLTYTCRANRNCPIDQHHRNQCQYCRLKKCLKVGMRREAVQRGRVPPTQPHHGQFALTNGDPLHCHSYLSGYISLLLRAEPYPTSRYGSQCMQPNNIMGIENICELAARMLFSAVEWARNIPFFPDLQITDQVALLRLTWSELFVLNAAQCSMPLHVAPLLAAAGLHASPMSADRVVAFMDHIRIFQEQVEKLKALHVDSAEYSCLKAIVLFTTDACGLSDVAHVESLQEKSQCALEEYVRSQYPNQPTRFGKLLLRLPSLRTVSSSVIEQLFFVRLVGKTPIETLIRDMLLSGSSFNWPYMSIQ, from the exons ATGGCAATGGTAGTGTGGAGAGGCTCCCAGGACGATGTGGCTGACACCCAAGGCACCCTTTCCTCGCAAACCCAAGGAGGACTATCTCTTCCCACCCCTCAACCAGGCCAGTTGAATCTGACAGCCTCTCAGGTCGCCCCTCCGACCCCTCAGACTCCGGTCCAAGGACCCCCGAACAACACACAGTCCACGCCGACGAACCAGACGACGCAGCAGTCGGAGAAGCAGCCACAGCACATTGAATGTGTGGTCTGTGGGGATAAATCCAGTGGCAAACACTATGGCCAGTTTACTTGTGAGGGCTGCAAAAGCTTCTTCAAACGGAGCGTACGACGGAACCTCACTTACACATGCCGTGCCAACAGGAATTGTCCAATCGACCAACACCACCGCAATCAGTGTCAGTACTGCCGCCTCAAAAAATGCCTTAAAGTCGGCATGAGACGGGAAG CCGTGCAAAGGGGACGGGTGCCACCCACACAGCCACACCATGGTCAGTTCGCCTTGACAAACGGGGACCCACTGCACTGCCATTCCTACTTATCCGGATATATCTCTCTTCTGTTGAGAGCGGAGCCCTACCCGACGTCCCGGTATGGCAGTCAATGCATGCAGCCCAACAACATAATGGGCATCGAGAACATTTGTGAACTAGCAGCCAGGATGCTCTTCAGCGCCGTGGAGTGGGCCAGGAATATTCCCTTCTTTCCAGACCTTCAGATCACCGACCAGGTGGCTCTACTGAGGTTGACGTGGAGTGAGTTATTTGTGCTCAACGCCGCGCAGTGCTCCATGCCCCTGCATGTGGCTCCTCTCCTGGCGGCGGCTGGCCTTCACGCCTCCCCCATGTCTGCGGACAGAGTGGTGGCCTTTATGGACCACATTAGGATCTTCCAAGAACAAGTGGAAAAGCTCAAAGCTTTGCACGTTGACTCTGCTGAATATAGCTGCTTAAAGGCAATTGTGCTCTTCACCACAG ATGCTTGTGGCCTCTCAGATGTGGCCCATGTGGAAAGTTTGCAGGAGAAGTCCCAGTGCGCCCTGGAGGAATATGTCCGGAGCCAGTATCCCAACCAGCCAACACGGTTTGGGAAGTTGTTACTCCGCTTGCCTTCCCTCCGCACAGTCTCTTCCTCGGTCATAGAACAGTTATTTTTCGTCCGATTGGTAGGTAAAACCCCAATTGAAACTCTCATCAGGGATATGTTGCTTTCGGGGAGCAGTTTTAACTGGCCTTACATGTCAATTCAGTAA